One segment of Macrotis lagotis isolate mMagLag1 chromosome 1, bilby.v1.9.chrom.fasta, whole genome shotgun sequence DNA contains the following:
- the UBQLN3 gene encoding ubiquilin-3 isoform X3 yields the protein MDPHIIKVTVKTPKAKEEFAVQDTCTIQQLKKEISQHFKAHPDQLVLIFAGKILKDPDSLVECGIRDGLTVHLVIKMQRRGIGPECLAPCQPAPSPPPPPPQSPQSPVPVHPDGVYPFSLGVLTEQNGLGQTSGSFPNLQSQLLWQHISIPELVAQVIDDPFIQGLLSNTGLVRHLVLDNSYMQQLIQHNPEIGHILNNPEIMHQTLEFLRNPAMMQEMMRSQDRALSNLESIPGGYNALRTMYTDVLDPMLNAVQEHFGGNPFAAATSSTTSSGCSQPSRIENCDPLPNPWASQYGITVGRWERRHGGHNSRHVPLSLNSQEGSPGFPRIGLAGYLQQVPDPPQGLGAYLQGPASPLGLCQQPGPMPLSGSHVPPTVPPAQQPGIRQSLPKEPLAVKAKTTCPAFLRPHTTNSSSRGSEKAEDDSVGPKSHTTNMPNLVSGLTATRGDNFMTSSPSPITGAPQAPESAWFTTPASVRSPRPVTLSISSQGGPQFQEEMQGQLPLLIHLQTAMANPRALQALLQIEHGLQTLATEAPRLLLWFTPSLGTQGNPSVTAEVETGTYPLNNRTSVAIPEEPSAPVAQTGQGLTGVGPRSFSFLQILQILNDTSPQLLSSPLEQPQIQFQPQLEQLRAMGFLNPEANLQALIATEGDVGRAVEKLRGSKTS from the coding sequence ATGGACCCTCACATCATCAAGGTAACGGTGAAGACACCCAAGGCCAAGGAGGAGTTTGCAGTACAGGACACTTGTACCATCCAGCAGCTGAAGAAGGAGATCTCTCAGCATTTCAAGGCCCACCCTGACCAGCTGGTCCTTATCTTTGCTGGAAAAATCCTCAAAGACCCAGATTCCCTGGTAGAGTGTGGCATTCGTGATGGGCTCACTGTCCACCTAGTCATCAAGATGCAGAGGAGGGGTATTGGGCCAGAGTGTCTGGCCCCCTGCCAGCCAGCCCCATCCCCTCCACCTCCTCCACCCCAATCACCCCAATCACCAGTCCCAGTCCACCCTGATGGAGTATACCCTTTTAGCCTGGGTGTCCTCACAGAGCAAAATGGACTGGGTCAAACATCTGGCAGCTTTCCTAACCTGCAGAGCCAGCTCTTGTGGCAACACATATCCATACCTGAGCTGGTGGCCCAGGTCATCGATGACCCCTTCATCCAGGGCCTTCTCTCCAATACGGGCCTGGTCCGTCACCTGGTCCTTGATAATTCCTACATGCAGCAACTGATCCAACATAACCCAGAAATTGGTCACATCCTCAACAACCCAGAGATCATGCACCAAACCCTAGAATTCCTACGTAACCCAGCTATGATGCAAGAAATGATGCGGAGCCAGGACAGAGCACTCAGTAACCTAGAGAGCATTCCTGGTGGTTACAATGCCTTACGGACTATGTACACGGATGTCTTGGACCCCATGCTAAATGCAGTGCAGGAGCACTTTGGTGGGAACCCCTTTGCAGCTGCCACCTCCAGTACTACAAGTTCGGGATGTAGTCAGCCCTCTAGGATTGAGAACTGTGATCCCCTCCCCAATCCCTGGGCCAGTCAGTATGGGATCACAGTTGGAAGATGGGAGAGGCGGCATGGGGGCCACAACTCCAGGCATGTCCCACTTAGTTTAAACTCCCAAGAAGGGTCTCCAGGCTTCCCAAGAATAGGGTTAGCAGGCTACCTACAGCAGGTCCCTGATCCCCCACAAGGCCTGGGTGCTTACTTGCAGGGGCCAGCATCCCCTCTGGGTCTATGTCAACAGCCTGGTCCAATGCCTCTGTCAGGGAGCCATGTACCCCCCACAGTACCCCCAGCCCAGCAGCCTGGGATCAGACAGTCCTTACCCAAAGAGCCTCTTGCAGTCAAAGCCAAGACCACCTGCCCTGCATTTCTGAGACCCCATACAACTAACAGCTCTAGTAGGGGTAGTGAGAAGGCAGAAGATGACAGTGTAGGCCCCAAGAGCCATACCACCAACATGCCCAATCTGGTGTCAGGTCTGACAGCCACCAGAGGAGATAACTTTATGACCTCATCCCCATCCCCAATAACTGGAGCTCCCCAGGCACCAGAGTCTGCATGGTTCACCACTCCAGCCTCTGTGAGGTCCCCAAGACCGGTCACCCTGAGCATCTCCTCTCAGGGTGGCCCACAATTTCAGGAGGAGATGCAAGGGCAGTTGCCATTGCTCATCCACCTACAAACAGCCATGGCAAATCCTCGTGCCTTACAGGCCCTGTTGCAAATTGAGCATGGTCTACAAACCCTGGCCACTGAGGCACCCCGTCTCCTCCTCTGGTTCACACCTTCCCTGGGGACCCAAGGAAACCCTTCAGTCACTGCTGAGGTTGAGACAGGCACCTATCCCCTAAACAATCGAACATCAGTGGCAATACCAGAGGAGCCCTCAGCCCCAGTTGCCCAAACTGGTCAAGGCTTGACTGGGGTAGGACCtcggtccttttccttcctccagaTATTGCAGATCCTGAATGACACCAGTCCCCAGCTGCTGTCATCACCATTGGAACAGCCTCAGATTCAGTTCCAGCCCCAGCTGGAACAGCTGCGAGCCATGGGTTTCCTCAACCCAGAGGCAAACCTCCAGGCACTCATTGCCACAGAGGGTGATGTGGGCAGGGCTGTGGAGAAGCTGAGGGGGTCAAAGACATCCTAA
- the UBQLN3 gene encoding ubiquilin-3 isoform X2, producing MAKSGEVPSQASSASTMDPHIIKVTVKTPKAKEEFAVQDTCTIQQLKKEISQHFKAHPDQLVLIFAGKILKDPDSLVECGIRDGLTVHLVIKMQRRGIGPECLAPCQPAPSPPPPPPQSPQSPVPVHPDGVYPFSLGVLTEQNGLGQTSGSFPNLQSQLLWQHISIPELVAQVIDDPFIQGLLSNTGLVRHLVLDNSYMQQLIQHNPEIGHILNNPEIMHQTLEFLRNPAMMQEMMRSQDRALSNLESIPGGYNALRTMYTDVLDPMLNAVQEHFGGNPFAAATSSTTSSGCSQPSRIENCDPLPNPWASQYGITVGRWERRHGGHNSRHVPLSLNSQEGSPGFPRIGLAGYLQQVPDPPQGLGAYLQGPASPLGLCQQPGPMPLSGSHVPPTVPPAQQPGIRQSLPKEPLAVKAKTTCPAFLRPHTTNSSSRGSEKAEDDSVGPKSHTTNMPNLVSGLTATRGDNFMTSSPSPITGAPQAPESAWFTTPASVRSPRPVTLSISSQGGPQFQEEMQGQLPLLIHLQTAMANPRALQALLQIEHGLQTLATEAPRLLLWFTPSLGTQGNPSVTAEVETGTYPLNNRTSVAIPEEPSAPVAQTGQGLTGVGPRSFSFLQILQILNDTSPQLLSSPLEQPQIQFQPQLEQLRAMGFLNPEANLQALIATEGDVGRAVEKLRGSKTS from the coding sequence ATGGCCAAGAGTGGAGAGGTCCCATCCCAGGCCAGCTCTGCTTCCACCATGGACCCTCACATCATCAAGGTAACGGTGAAGACACCCAAGGCCAAGGAGGAGTTTGCAGTACAGGACACTTGTACCATCCAGCAGCTGAAGAAGGAGATCTCTCAGCATTTCAAGGCCCACCCTGACCAGCTGGTCCTTATCTTTGCTGGAAAAATCCTCAAAGACCCAGATTCCCTGGTAGAGTGTGGCATTCGTGATGGGCTCACTGTCCACCTAGTCATCAAGATGCAGAGGAGGGGTATTGGGCCAGAGTGTCTGGCCCCCTGCCAGCCAGCCCCATCCCCTCCACCTCCTCCACCCCAATCACCCCAATCACCAGTCCCAGTCCACCCTGATGGAGTATACCCTTTTAGCCTGGGTGTCCTCACAGAGCAAAATGGACTGGGTCAAACATCTGGCAGCTTTCCTAACCTGCAGAGCCAGCTCTTGTGGCAACACATATCCATACCTGAGCTGGTGGCCCAGGTCATCGATGACCCCTTCATCCAGGGCCTTCTCTCCAATACGGGCCTGGTCCGTCACCTGGTCCTTGATAATTCCTACATGCAGCAACTGATCCAACATAACCCAGAAATTGGTCACATCCTCAACAACCCAGAGATCATGCACCAAACCCTAGAATTCCTACGTAACCCAGCTATGATGCAAGAAATGATGCGGAGCCAGGACAGAGCACTCAGTAACCTAGAGAGCATTCCTGGTGGTTACAATGCCTTACGGACTATGTACACGGATGTCTTGGACCCCATGCTAAATGCAGTGCAGGAGCACTTTGGTGGGAACCCCTTTGCAGCTGCCACCTCCAGTACTACAAGTTCGGGATGTAGTCAGCCCTCTAGGATTGAGAACTGTGATCCCCTCCCCAATCCCTGGGCCAGTCAGTATGGGATCACAGTTGGAAGATGGGAGAGGCGGCATGGGGGCCACAACTCCAGGCATGTCCCACTTAGTTTAAACTCCCAAGAAGGGTCTCCAGGCTTCCCAAGAATAGGGTTAGCAGGCTACCTACAGCAGGTCCCTGATCCCCCACAAGGCCTGGGTGCTTACTTGCAGGGGCCAGCATCCCCTCTGGGTCTATGTCAACAGCCTGGTCCAATGCCTCTGTCAGGGAGCCATGTACCCCCCACAGTACCCCCAGCCCAGCAGCCTGGGATCAGACAGTCCTTACCCAAAGAGCCTCTTGCAGTCAAAGCCAAGACCACCTGCCCTGCATTTCTGAGACCCCATACAACTAACAGCTCTAGTAGGGGTAGTGAGAAGGCAGAAGATGACAGTGTAGGCCCCAAGAGCCATACCACCAACATGCCCAATCTGGTGTCAGGTCTGACAGCCACCAGAGGAGATAACTTTATGACCTCATCCCCATCCCCAATAACTGGAGCTCCCCAGGCACCAGAGTCTGCATGGTTCACCACTCCAGCCTCTGTGAGGTCCCCAAGACCGGTCACCCTGAGCATCTCCTCTCAGGGTGGCCCACAATTTCAGGAGGAGATGCAAGGGCAGTTGCCATTGCTCATCCACCTACAAACAGCCATGGCAAATCCTCGTGCCTTACAGGCCCTGTTGCAAATTGAGCATGGTCTACAAACCCTGGCCACTGAGGCACCCCGTCTCCTCCTCTGGTTCACACCTTCCCTGGGGACCCAAGGAAACCCTTCAGTCACTGCTGAGGTTGAGACAGGCACCTATCCCCTAAACAATCGAACATCAGTGGCAATACCAGAGGAGCCCTCAGCCCCAGTTGCCCAAACTGGTCAAGGCTTGACTGGGGTAGGACCtcggtccttttccttcctccagaTATTGCAGATCCTGAATGACACCAGTCCCCAGCTGCTGTCATCACCATTGGAACAGCCTCAGATTCAGTTCCAGCCCCAGCTGGAACAGCTGCGAGCCATGGGTTTCCTCAACCCAGAGGCAAACCTCCAGGCACTCATTGCCACAGAGGGTGATGTGGGCAGGGCTGTGGAGAAGCTGAGGGGGTCAAAGACATCCTAA
- the UBQLN3 gene encoding ubiquilin-3 isoform X1, translating to MGSSPEGDYPRLGEDGGHLEACLKGGTAVADCCIPTDPAPLPTMAKSGEVPSQASSASTMDPHIIKVTVKTPKAKEEFAVQDTCTIQQLKKEISQHFKAHPDQLVLIFAGKILKDPDSLVECGIRDGLTVHLVIKMQRRGIGPECLAPCQPAPSPPPPPPQSPQSPVPVHPDGVYPFSLGVLTEQNGLGQTSGSFPNLQSQLLWQHISIPELVAQVIDDPFIQGLLSNTGLVRHLVLDNSYMQQLIQHNPEIGHILNNPEIMHQTLEFLRNPAMMQEMMRSQDRALSNLESIPGGYNALRTMYTDVLDPMLNAVQEHFGGNPFAAATSSTTSSGCSQPSRIENCDPLPNPWASQYGITVGRWERRHGGHNSRHVPLSLNSQEGSPGFPRIGLAGYLQQVPDPPQGLGAYLQGPASPLGLCQQPGPMPLSGSHVPPTVPPAQQPGIRQSLPKEPLAVKAKTTCPAFLRPHTTNSSSRGSEKAEDDSVGPKSHTTNMPNLVSGLTATRGDNFMTSSPSPITGAPQAPESAWFTTPASVRSPRPVTLSISSQGGPQFQEEMQGQLPLLIHLQTAMANPRALQALLQIEHGLQTLATEAPRLLLWFTPSLGTQGNPSVTAEVETGTYPLNNRTSVAIPEEPSAPVAQTGQGLTGVGPRSFSFLQILQILNDTSPQLLSSPLEQPQIQFQPQLEQLRAMGFLNPEANLQALIATEGDVGRAVEKLRGSKTS from the exons ATGGGTTCCAGCCCAGAAGGCGACTATCCCAGGCTGGGGGAGGATGGGGGTCACCTGGAGGCTTGCCTGAAAGGAGGGACCGCCGTGGCTGACTG ctgCATCCCCACCGACCCAGCCCCTCTACCCACCATGGCCAAGAGTGGAGAGGTCCCATCCCAGGCCAGCTCTGCTTCCACCATGGACCCTCACATCATCAAGGTAACGGTGAAGACACCCAAGGCCAAGGAGGAGTTTGCAGTACAGGACACTTGTACCATCCAGCAGCTGAAGAAGGAGATCTCTCAGCATTTCAAGGCCCACCCTGACCAGCTGGTCCTTATCTTTGCTGGAAAAATCCTCAAAGACCCAGATTCCCTGGTAGAGTGTGGCATTCGTGATGGGCTCACTGTCCACCTAGTCATCAAGATGCAGAGGAGGGGTATTGGGCCAGAGTGTCTGGCCCCCTGCCAGCCAGCCCCATCCCCTCCACCTCCTCCACCCCAATCACCCCAATCACCAGTCCCAGTCCACCCTGATGGAGTATACCCTTTTAGCCTGGGTGTCCTCACAGAGCAAAATGGACTGGGTCAAACATCTGGCAGCTTTCCTAACCTGCAGAGCCAGCTCTTGTGGCAACACATATCCATACCTGAGCTGGTGGCCCAGGTCATCGATGACCCCTTCATCCAGGGCCTTCTCTCCAATACGGGCCTGGTCCGTCACCTGGTCCTTGATAATTCCTACATGCAGCAACTGATCCAACATAACCCAGAAATTGGTCACATCCTCAACAACCCAGAGATCATGCACCAAACCCTAGAATTCCTACGTAACCCAGCTATGATGCAAGAAATGATGCGGAGCCAGGACAGAGCACTCAGTAACCTAGAGAGCATTCCTGGTGGTTACAATGCCTTACGGACTATGTACACGGATGTCTTGGACCCCATGCTAAATGCAGTGCAGGAGCACTTTGGTGGGAACCCCTTTGCAGCTGCCACCTCCAGTACTACAAGTTCGGGATGTAGTCAGCCCTCTAGGATTGAGAACTGTGATCCCCTCCCCAATCCCTGGGCCAGTCAGTATGGGATCACAGTTGGAAGATGGGAGAGGCGGCATGGGGGCCACAACTCCAGGCATGTCCCACTTAGTTTAAACTCCCAAGAAGGGTCTCCAGGCTTCCCAAGAATAGGGTTAGCAGGCTACCTACAGCAGGTCCCTGATCCCCCACAAGGCCTGGGTGCTTACTTGCAGGGGCCAGCATCCCCTCTGGGTCTATGTCAACAGCCTGGTCCAATGCCTCTGTCAGGGAGCCATGTACCCCCCACAGTACCCCCAGCCCAGCAGCCTGGGATCAGACAGTCCTTACCCAAAGAGCCTCTTGCAGTCAAAGCCAAGACCACCTGCCCTGCATTTCTGAGACCCCATACAACTAACAGCTCTAGTAGGGGTAGTGAGAAGGCAGAAGATGACAGTGTAGGCCCCAAGAGCCATACCACCAACATGCCCAATCTGGTGTCAGGTCTGACAGCCACCAGAGGAGATAACTTTATGACCTCATCCCCATCCCCAATAACTGGAGCTCCCCAGGCACCAGAGTCTGCATGGTTCACCACTCCAGCCTCTGTGAGGTCCCCAAGACCGGTCACCCTGAGCATCTCCTCTCAGGGTGGCCCACAATTTCAGGAGGAGATGCAAGGGCAGTTGCCATTGCTCATCCACCTACAAACAGCCATGGCAAATCCTCGTGCCTTACAGGCCCTGTTGCAAATTGAGCATGGTCTACAAACCCTGGCCACTGAGGCACCCCGTCTCCTCCTCTGGTTCACACCTTCCCTGGGGACCCAAGGAAACCCTTCAGTCACTGCTGAGGTTGAGACAGGCACCTATCCCCTAAACAATCGAACATCAGTGGCAATACCAGAGGAGCCCTCAGCCCCAGTTGCCCAAACTGGTCAAGGCTTGACTGGGGTAGGACCtcggtccttttccttcctccagaTATTGCAGATCCTGAATGACACCAGTCCCCAGCTGCTGTCATCACCATTGGAACAGCCTCAGATTCAGTTCCAGCCCCAGCTGGAACAGCTGCGAGCCATGGGTTTCCTCAACCCAGAGGCAAACCTCCAGGCACTCATTGCCACAGAGGGTGATGTGGGCAGGGCTGTGGAGAAGCTGAGGGGGTCAAAGACATCCTAA